Proteins from a single region of Campylobacter sp. RM16704:
- a CDS encoding ShlB/FhaC/HecB family hemolysin secretion/activation protein, whose translation MKKLLLSTIAISSLVYANNGSITITKNDIGKIIELSPDKNIPQNKAIKENLKTQDDYKKSQEAKKDFEEKKQELEEKFKQEDEKAKSSTNNLNNQTNTNPTTNTKDKTNNNNSNTTTNKKILTQYKFVLTNENTSFEKLGIKEEDLQSLVSEFKTRRFSLQDLQDISNIIAYYFQVNGYPAATAYIPQQEFDGKNIQVNISLGVLGKYIIKNKTTIKDHFLESKLNQRIKGKIISTKLIEDSVYKVNEMYGLQTLAGLQAGENVGETDILIEVEPDTKANVLIYSDNYGIKSAGEYRAGISMGFNSILNMGDYYNFYLQSSDEKQINYGASYTFFVGNLKITPSISQGTYYLGREYEGLGFSGTSRNFGIDFSYPIWINTNSSFYITSSIYHKILSDVTLDLLTFDKSSNVGSVGLEGLFRGFENNTLSYSAKISIGKVKDDGTTVFGDTSKSGGNGFGWFRKLNASLNNYYSFNEYITHTVNINYQKVLGNFELDSSESSSLGGAYGVRAYDNGEGDGDNTIVANFGIRINIPNTNFYFTPFYDIGYAWYEKDSGNRLVDDHFLDALGLQILYNKANEYYIKLDGARALHKYKLDDDHRMKLYLSGGVYF comes from the coding sequence ATGAAAAAACTTTTACTTAGCACCATAGCAATTAGTTCTTTAGTTTATGCTAATAATGGAAGTATCACTATAACTAAAAATGATATAGGAAAAATTATAGAATTATCCCCTGATAAAAACATCCCTCAAAATAAAGCTATCAAAGAAAATCTAAAAACCCAAGATGATTATAAAAAAAGCCAAGAAGCTAAAAAAGACTTTGAAGAAAAAAAACAAGAATTAGAAGAAAAATTTAAACAAGAAGATGAAAAAGCTAAATCATCTACTAATAACTTAAACAATCAAACTAATACCAACCCAACCACTAATACAAAAGATAAAACTAACAATAATAATTCTAATACTACTACTAATAAAAAAATACTCACTCAATATAAATTTGTTCTTACTAATGAAAACACTAGCTTTGAAAAACTAGGTATTAAAGAAGAAGATTTACAAAGCTTAGTGAGTGAGTTTAAAACAAGAAGATTTAGCTTACAAGATTTACAAGATATATCTAATATCATTGCTTATTATTTTCAAGTAAATGGTTATCCTGCAGCAACAGCTTATATTCCTCAACAAGAATTTGATGGAAAAAACATTCAAGTTAATATTTCTTTAGGAGTATTAGGTAAGTATATAATAAAAAATAAAACTACTATAAAAGATCATTTTTTAGAAAGTAAGCTCAATCAAAGAATCAAAGGTAAAATCATTTCTACTAAATTAATAGAAGATAGTGTATATAAAGTCAATGAAATGTATGGACTTCAAACCTTAGCAGGTTTACAAGCAGGAGAGAATGTAGGTGAAACTGATATTCTTATAGAAGTAGAACCTGATACTAAGGCTAATGTATTAATATATAGTGATAATTATGGTATTAAGAGTGCAGGAGAATATAGAGCTGGTATTAGTATGGGATTTAATTCTATACTTAATATGGGAGATTATTATAATTTTTACTTACAATCTAGTGATGAAAAACAAATCAATTATGGAGCCAGTTATACTTTCTTTGTAGGTAATTTAAAAATTACTCCTAGTATATCTCAAGGAACTTATTATTTAGGAAGAGAATATGAGGGTTTAGGTTTTAGTGGTACTTCTAGGAATTTTGGTATAGATTTTTCTTATCCTATATGGATTAATACTAATTCATCTTTTTATATAACTTCTAGTATATATCATAAAATACTTAGTGATGTAACCTTAGATCTTTTAACCTTTGATAAAAGTTCTAATGTAGGAAGTGTAGGTTTAGAAGGTTTATTTAGAGGCTTTGAAAACAATACCTTAAGTTATAGTGCTAAAATAAGCATAGGTAAGGTAAAAGATGATGGAACTACTGTATTTGGAGATACATCTAAAAGTGGTGGTAATGGCTTTGGTTGGTTTAGAAAACTCAATGCTAGTTTGAATAATTATTATAGTTTTAATGAATATATTACTCATACTGTTAATATAAACTATCAAAAGGTATTAGGGAATTTTGAGCTTGATTCTTCTGAAAGTTCATCTTTGGGTGGAGCTTATGGAGTAAGAGCTTATGATAATGGAGAAGGTGATGGAGATAATACTATAGTAGCTAACTTTGGTATAAGAATAAATATACCAAATACTAATTTTTATTTTACTCCCTTTTATGATATAGGTTATGCTTGGTATGAAAAAGATTCAGGTAATAGATTAGTAGATGATCATTTCTTAGATGCACTAGGCTTACAAATACTTTATAATAAAGCTAATGAGTATTATATAAAACTTGATGGAGCAAGAGCATTACACAAATACAAATTAGATGATGATCATAGAATGAAATTATATTTAAGTGGTGGGGTGTATTTTTAA
- a CDS encoding phage tail assembly protein — protein sequence MKAPNVRVLKNATNKSDKEMDQTIYMIATLTNKQESDIEELNLKDFMALQNALKDFLQEAGAIA from the coding sequence ATGAAAGCACCTAATGTGCGTGTTTTAAAAAATGCTACCAATAAAAGTGATAAAGAAATGGATCAAACTATTTATATGATAGCTACACTTACAAATAAACAAGAAAGTGATATAGAAGAATTAAATCTTAAAGATTTTATGGCTTTGCAAAACGCTCTTAAAGATTTTTTGCAAGAAGCAGGAGCTATAGCTTAG
- a CDS encoding S24 family peptidase, whose translation MEDFKTLVEDMKKFFNVTSLEMVAKKLGLEKSTAIGWRQRRRISAKAILKFNQLKYKQNNYIIQNNIIEQSEKTNDEDIISIPFYKDCFIVTDFTNNQNADIQKIPFNKKDLNSLFNLQGFFKIGIISMIGNSMEPTIKEGDMIIFQNDDSKIEGGIYIVEYQNEILVKRIKKRPLCLISDNKEYPIINIKEADKLKIIGRIIGTYAFNYKKL comes from the coding sequence ATGGAAGATTTTAAAACATTAGTAGAAGATATGAAGAAATTTTTTAATGTAACCAGTCTTGAAATGGTTGCAAAAAAACTAGGACTTGAGAAAAGTACTGCTATAGGATGGAGACAAAGAAGAAGAATTTCAGCGAAAGCTATCTTGAAATTTAATCAACTAAAGTATAAACAAAATAACTATATAATTCAAAACAATATTATAGAACAATCTGAAAAAACAAACGATGAAGATATAATATCGATCCCTTTTTACAAAGATTGTTTTATAGTGACTGATTTTACTAACAATCAAAATGCTGATATACAAAAAATTCCTTTTAATAAAAAAGATTTAAATAGTTTATTTAATTTACAAGGTTTTTTTAAAATAGGTATCATATCTATGATAGGTAATAGTATGGAACCAACAATAAAAGAAGGAGATATGATTATTTTTCAAAATGATGATTCTAAAATAGAAGGTGGTATTTACATTGTCGAGTATCAAAATGAAATTCTTGTTAAAAGAATAAAGAAAAGACCTTTATGTCTTATTAGTGACAACAAAGAATATCCTATTATCAATATAAAAGAAGCAGATAAATTGAAAATCATAGGAAGAATTATTGGTACTTATGCTTTTAATTATAAAAAATTATAA
- a CDS encoding asparaginase, translating to MKISVLGIGGTICMLKDELGGVSPKLSAKALVDSIGLTENINIETKNVLAVPSPSLKFEDILEIIKVAKNEIRNNSNGIVVTQGTDTLEESAFLLSLLWDEEIPMIVTGAMKNPSELGSDGASNLHQAILVASDKKSYNRGVLVCFNHVIYQPRFLHKSNSFSLDTFISINGGNIGYIYENKVRYITPVYKNKIYNIPKKINKRVAIIPTCLSGDIYFLDKLQDYDGLIIDGFGAGHVSFEAAEKLKSFNLNIPCVITTRTGSGISAYNTYAYNGSELDMQKSGFIMGSFFDSLKARLFLTLLLSNHFSKEEITEEFGSFYMYF from the coding sequence ATGAAAATTAGTGTTTTAGGTATAGGTGGTACTATTTGTATGTTAAAAGATGAACTAGGAGGGGTAAGTCCTAAATTAAGTGCAAAAGCATTAGTAGATAGCATTGGTTTAACAGAAAATATAAACATAGAAACAAAAAATGTATTGGCAGTACCAAGCCCATCTTTAAAATTTGAAGATATTTTAGAAATCATAAAAGTAGCAAAAAATGAAATTAGAAATAATTCTAATGGTATAGTTGTTACGCAAGGCACTGATACACTAGAAGAAAGTGCATTTTTATTAAGCTTGTTGTGGGATGAGGAAATTCCTATGATTGTCACTGGGGCTATGAAAAATCCAAGCGAATTAGGAAGTGATGGTGCTAGTAATTTGCACCAAGCCATTCTTGTTGCTAGTGATAAGAAATCATATAATAGAGGAGTGTTAGTTTGTTTTAATCATGTTATATATCAACCAAGATTTCTTCATAAAAGTAACTCTTTTTCTTTGGATACATTTATTTCTATAAATGGCGGAAATATTGGTTATATATACGAAAATAAAGTAAGATATATCACGCCTGTGTATAAAAATAAAATTTATAATATTCCAAAGAAAATAAATAAAAGAGTTGCAATTATCCCTACTTGCTTATCTGGAGACATATATTTTTTAGATAAATTACAAGATTACGATGGATTGATAATAGATGGATTTGGTGCAGGACACGTATCTTTTGAAGCTGCTGAAAAGTTAAAATCTTTTAATTTGAATATTCCTTGTGTTATTACTACTAGAACTGGAAGTGGAATAAGTGCTTATAACACTTATGCTTACAATGGTAGTGAATTGGATATGCAAAAAAGTGGCTTTATTATGGGAAGTTTTTTTGATAGTTTAAAAGCTAGATTATTTTTGACATTATTACTTTCTAATCATTTTAGTAAAGAAGAAATTACAGAAGAATTTGGCTCATTTTATATGTATTTTTAG
- a CDS encoding ATP-dependent DNA helicase — translation MVLNKLAEFLEDNNVFLSGGAGVGKSFLTMELVKFYRKQGKVVIVLGSTAISAFNIGGMTLHSFFAFKRCQNYDELYYEDKKQKDKLEKLKRILKQCDLLIIDEISMVSASLMEMIYYRIKSDFNGKILLVGDFFQLPPVIPFKKNQIQNTLFQDTLYAFSSQAWNDLHIVNLKLSITKRTLDMQFYRYLFFLRIGKINQEMLSFFKEMLILPKNLLCYMDEYTLLCATNKKANQINEKKLSLLSSEEKIFNAKYEKLDSTLDDKIYKQWINSLNSLEELKLKINAKVIFCVNNKEENYYNGEQGIILDFLLDEDQKYILIEKNNGEKLKVKPYEYTLEEYELSEDEKIKVKVKAKFIQFPIKLAYAITIHKSQGMSIDKLICDIDGIFEKGQLYVCLSRAINPNNLKIVYNCRIPFENYFLMVLKTDEDVKRFYLEKEFINLEDDGNEL, via the coding sequence ATGGTATTAAACAAATTAGCTGAATTTTTAGAAGATAATAATGTATTTTTAAGTGGCGGAGCTGGTGTTGGCAAGTCTTTTTTAACAATGGAGCTTGTAAAGTTTTATAGAAAACAGGGTAAAGTTGTTATTGTTTTGGGATCTACTGCCATTAGTGCTTTTAATATAGGCGGGATGACTTTGCATAGTTTCTTTGCTTTCAAAAGATGTCAAAATTATGATGAATTGTACTATGAAGACAAAAAACAAAAAGATAAACTAGAAAAATTAAAACGTATTTTAAAACAATGTGATTTATTAATTATTGATGAAATATCTATGGTAAGTGCCTCTTTAATGGAGATGATTTATTATCGAATAAAAAGTGATTTTAATGGCAAAATTTTATTGGTAGGAGATTTTTTTCAACTTCCTCCTGTAATTCCTTTTAAAAAAAATCAGATTCAAAATACTTTATTTCAAGATACCTTATATGCTTTTTCATCACAGGCTTGGAATGATTTACATATTGTAAATTTAAAGCTTAGTATCACTAAAAGAACTTTAGATATGCAGTTTTATAGGTATTTATTTTTTTTAAGAATAGGCAAAATAAATCAAGAAATGCTGAGTTTTTTTAAAGAAATGTTAATTTTACCAAAAAATTTGCTTTGCTATATGGATGAATATACTTTATTATGTGCTACAAATAAAAAAGCCAATCAAATAAATGAGAAAAAATTAAGTCTTTTAAGCTCTGAAGAAAAAATTTTCAATGCAAAATATGAGAAATTAGATTCTACTTTAGATGATAAAATTTACAAACAATGGATTAATAGTTTAAATTCTTTAGAAGAATTAAAGTTAAAAATAAATGCCAAAGTTATTTTTTGCGTAAATAATAAGGAAGAAAACTACTACAATGGAGAGCAAGGGATTATTTTGGATTTTTTATTAGATGAAGATCAAAAATATATCCTAATTGAAAAAAATAATGGAGAAAAATTAAAAGTAAAACCTTATGAATATACTTTAGAAGAATATGAATTAAGTGAAGATGAAAAAATAAAAGTTAAAGTCAAAGCCAAGTTTATACAATTTCCTATAAAATTAGCTTATGCTATAACAATTCATAAATCCCAAGGTATGAGTATAGATAAATTAATATGTGATATTGATGGAATTTTTGAAAAAGGGCAATTATATGTATGTCTTTCTAGAGCTATTAATCCTAATAATTTAAAAATTGTATATAATTGTAGAATTCCTTTTGAGAATTATTTTTTAATGGTTTTAAAAACCGATGAAGATGTAAAAAGATTTTATTTGGAAAAAGAATTTATAAATTTAGAAGATGATGGGAATGAATTATGA
- a CDS encoding flagellar basal body-associated FliL family protein — protein MKWLIVLLLMYLNILANSLSIENFRTDLYSKTGANTLKKIEITLDFEGENLEEKKIIDALNTIISSYFYEDLFTEIGKNNFKDTLLKFSNKKYNTQIKNIYILKLNSVANFDLEELKRFVKDLESKNKNIKEKIKSVSEVTKNQEQNISQIKDLNTTQINDNTVKDINTSYNQDANVSKETMDMILKTMENTQMQMLAPNKEQELFKELPF, from the coding sequence ATGAAATGGTTGATAGTTTTACTCTTGATGTATTTAAATATTTTGGCAAATTCTTTAAGTATAGAAAATTTTAGGACAGATTTATATTCAAAAACAGGTGCTAACACTTTAAAGAAAATCGAAATTACTTTGGATTTTGAAGGAGAAAATTTAGAAGAAAAAAAAATTATAGATGCCTTAAATACTATTATATCTAGTTATTTTTATGAAGACTTGTTTACAGAAATAGGTAAAAATAATTTCAAAGACACTTTGCTTAAATTTAGTAATAAAAAATATAATACACAGATTAAAAATATTTATATTTTAAAATTAAATTCAGTAGCTAATTTTGATTTAGAAGAGCTTAAGCGTTTTGTGAAAGATTTAGAATCAAAAAATAAAAATATAAAAGAAAAAATTAAATCTGTTTCTGAAGTAACAAAAAACCAGGAACAAAATATCAGTCAAATAAAAGACTTAAATACTACACAGATAAATGATAATACAGTTAAGGATATTAACACAAGCTACAATCAAGATGCCAATGTAAGTAAAGAAACAATGGATATGATTTTAAAAACTATGGAAAATACACAAATGCAAATGTTAGCTCCAAATAAAGAACAAGAATTGTTTAAAGAACTACCCTTTTAA
- the lolA gene encoding LolA-like outer membrane lipoprotein chaperone produces the protein MKYFIFFILFSINIFAFNINFENFSSDFEQKVSNNSLSLSYKGNFIITKNKAFWNYIKPNNKQIYINNKEIVIIEHELEQAIYTQLQNLPNLQEIFKQAKKTSQENYEARYENIIYNIKIENDKLENISYKDELENSIVIYFYNQKFNQNINNEIFIPKIPSHYDIIQ, from the coding sequence ATGAAGTATTTTATTTTTTTTATTTTATTTAGTATAAATATTTTTGCTTTTAATATAAATTTTGAAAATTTTAGTAGTGATTTCGAGCAAAAAGTAAGCAATAATAGTCTTTCACTGAGCTATAAAGGAAATTTTATTATTACTAAAAATAAAGCTTTTTGGAATTATATTAAACCAAACAATAAACAAATTTATATCAATAACAAAGAAATAGTAATTATAGAACATGAACTAGAACAGGCTATTTATACCCAATTACAAAATTTACCAAATCTCCAAGAAATTTTTAAACAAGCTAAAAAAACATCACAAGAAAATTATGAAGCAAGATATGAAAACATTATTTACAATATAAAAATCGAAAATGATAAACTAGAAAACATCTCTTATAAAGATGAATTGGAAAATTCTATTGTTATTTACTTCTATAATCAAAAATTTAATCAAAATATAAATAATGAAATTTTTATTCCAAAAATTCCAAGTCATTATGATATTATTCAATAA
- the secA gene encoding preprotein translocase subunit SecA, producing the protein MFSSVFKAIFGTKNDREIKKYSKRVAQINALESKYQNFNDEELKRAFIDFKELIQKEEKTLDQILNDVFAIVREVGKRTLNMRHFDVQLIGGMVLHEGKIAEMKTGEGKTLVATLPVVLNAMSGKGVHVVTVNDYLAKRDAEQMSAIYNFLGFSVGVILSEQNSDEAHKKAYECDITYGTNNEFGFDYLRDNMKFSKSEKVQREHNFVIVDEVDSILIDEARTPLIISGPTNRTLDGYIKANEVAKQMQRGEAVLPPQTPSGDFIVDEKNRTIMITEAGISKAERLFGVENLYSLDNAILAHQLDQALKAHNLFEKDVHYVLRDKEVVIVDEFTGRLSEGRRFSDGLHQALEAKEGVKIQEESQTLADITFQNYFRMYKKLAGMTGTAQTEATEFSQIYSLDVVSIPTNIPIARLDKDDLIYKTQNEKFKAVIEEIKNANAKGQPVLVGTASIERSEVFHNMLVKERIPHHVLNAKNHEQEALIIQDAGKKGAVTIATNMAGRGVDIKIDDEVKALGGLYIIGTERHESRRIDNQLRGRAGRQGDPGVSRFYLSLEDNLLRIFGGDRIKNIMERLGIEEGEHIESRIVTRAVENAQKKVESLHFESRKHLLEYDDVANEQRKTIYNYRNELLDEEFNLQDKILKNITEYSNHLIGEIYLNAELEDEVKHFDTLKQKVNYECNIELNEDDFKDLSTTEIENKLSEILEKNYKEKMSIIEDKEARRIERILYLQILDNLWREHLYQMDILKTGIGLRSYNQKDPLVEYKKESYNLFMELVERVKFDSLKLLFNVVFTQKEAQIFEEKTQEQNEQFLANTTESGVDESGEAQVTKVPRNSPCPCGSGKKYKDCHGKSGPKKGILA; encoded by the coding sequence ATGTTTTCTAGTGTATTTAAAGCAATATTTGGCACAAAAAATGATAGAGAAATAAAAAAATATTCAAAAAGAGTTGCACAAATTAATGCTTTAGAATCAAAATATCAAAATTTTAATGATGAAGAATTAAAACGAGCGTTTATAGATTTTAAGGAATTAATTCAAAAAGAAGAGAAAACTTTAGATCAAATTTTAAATGATGTTTTTGCTATAGTTAGAGAAGTTGGAAAAAGAACTTTAAATATGCGTCACTTTGATGTGCAACTAATCGGTGGTATGGTTTTACATGAAGGTAAAATAGCTGAAATGAAAACTGGTGAGGGTAAAACTTTGGTAGCCACTTTACCAGTTGTTTTAAATGCTATGAGTGGCAAAGGTGTGCATGTAGTAACTGTAAATGACTATTTAGCAAAAAGAGATGCAGAGCAAATGAGTGCTATATATAATTTTTTAGGTTTTAGTGTAGGCGTAATACTTTCAGAGCAAAATAGTGATGAGGCACATAAAAAAGCCTACGAATGTGATATAACCTATGGAACAAATAATGAATTTGGTTTTGATTATTTACGTGATAATATGAAATTTTCAAAATCTGAAAAAGTGCAAAGAGAGCATAATTTTGTTATTGTAGATGAAGTTGATAGTATTTTAATAGATGAAGCAAGAACTCCACTTATTATAAGTGGACCTACAAATAGAACTTTAGATGGTTATATCAAAGCAAATGAAGTTGCTAAGCAAATGCAAAGAGGCGAAGCAGTATTGCCTCCACAAACCCCAAGCGGTGATTTTATAGTAGATGAAAAAAATAGAACTATTATGATTACAGAAGCTGGGATTTCAAAGGCTGAAAGATTATTTGGTGTAGAGAATTTATATAGTCTTGATAATGCAATTTTAGCTCATCAGCTTGATCAAGCTTTAAAAGCACATAATCTATTTGAAAAAGATGTGCATTATGTATTAAGAGATAAAGAAGTAGTAATAGTTGATGAATTTACTGGAAGGTTAAGCGAAGGTAGACGCTTTAGTGATGGTTTGCATCAAGCACTAGAAGCAAAAGAAGGAGTAAAAATTCAAGAAGAAAGCCAAACTTTGGCAGATATTACCTTTCAAAATTATTTTAGAATGTATAAAAAATTAGCAGGTATGACAGGTACTGCACAAACTGAGGCAACGGAATTTTCCCAAATTTATAGTTTAGATGTTGTTTCCATTCCTACAAATATACCTATTGCAAGATTAGATAAAGATGATTTGATTTATAAAACACAAAATGAAAAATTTAAAGCTGTTATTGAAGAAATAAAAAATGCAAATGCTAAAGGTCAGCCTGTTTTGGTAGGGACTGCAAGTATTGAAAGAAGTGAAGTTTTTCATAATATGCTAGTAAAAGAACGCATTCCTCATCATGTACTTAATGCTAAAAATCACGAGCAAGAAGCTTTAATTATTCAAGATGCAGGTAAAAAAGGAGCCGTAACCATAGCTACTAATATGGCAGGACGCGGTGTGGATATAAAAATTGATGATGAAGTAAAAGCATTAGGCGGACTTTATATTATAGGAACTGAACGTCATGAAAGTAGAAGAATAGACAATCAGCTTCGTGGACGTGCTGGGCGTCAAGGCGATCCTGGTGTAAGTAGATTTTATCTAAGTTTGGAAGATAATCTTTTAAGAATTTTTGGTGGCGATCGTATTAAAAATATTATGGAAAGATTAGGTATAGAAGAAGGTGAACATATAGAAAGTCGTATTGTTACAAGAGCAGTTGAGAATGCTCAAAAAAAAGTAGAAAGTTTGCATTTTGAAAGTAGAAAACATTTGCTTGAATATGATGATGTAGCAAATGAACAAAGAAAAACTATCTATAATTATAGAAATGAACTACTAGATGAAGAATTTAACTTGCAAGATAAAATTCTTAAAAATATAACTGAGTATAGCAATCATTTAATCGGTGAAATTTATTTAAATGCGGAGTTAGAAGATGAAGTAAAGCATTTTGATACCTTAAAGCAAAAAGTGAACTATGAATGCAACATAGAATTAAATGAAGATGATTTTAAAGATTTAAGTACTACTGAAATAGAAAATAAACTGAGTGAAATTTTAGAAAAAAATTATAAAGAGAAAATGAGTATTATTGAAGACAAAGAAGCAAGAAGGATTGAGAGAATTTTATATCTTCAGATCTTAGATAATCTATGGAGAGAACATTTATATCAAATGGATATTTTAAAAACAGGTATAGGATTGAGAAGTTATAATCAAAAAGATCCTTTGGTTGAATATAAAAAAGAAAGCTATAATCTCTTTATGGAATTAGTAGAGCGTGTTAAATTTGATAGTTTAAAACTACTATTTAATGTTGTATTTACCCAAAAAGAAGCACAAATTTTCGAAGAAAAAACACAAGAACAAAATGAACAATTTTTAGCCAATACTACTGAAAGTGGTGTTGATGAAAGTGGTGAAGCTCAAGTTACAAAAGTTCCTAGAAATTCTCCTTGTCCTTGCGGAAGTGGTAAAAAATATAAAGATTGCCACGGAAAAAGTGGCCCTAAAAAAGGGATTTTAGCTTAA